The genomic region AAACCCTGATTAATGATGTGGTAACGGGTAAAATAAAAGTAACCGGTTAAATATGGAAATTAAAGAGCTAAAATCAATTATAGAACAGAATAGAGGAAAAACAAGATCCTATAGATTCTTAGATAATACCTCTTTAAAAATTTTAGCCCAATTAATTTCAGACCCAGAAAAGGCAAAATCTATAACTGAATCGGGTTTATTAAAACTGGATAATTTGCCTTTTTCAGAAACCTATATAACAGACTTTCTTAAAGAACTTATTTCTGATTATCAAATCCATAAGGTCCTGGATCCCTGGGCAAATGTAGGTCAGTTCTTAAAAATCATTGATTTACCTCCCGAAAGCAAGAAAGGATATGTCATTAGTAATGAATTACTCCATCTAAATGAAGCCATAGGTACAAAGGCTAATATAATCTACGGTGACCCACAGGATTTAATAGAAAAAGAAAGTGAAATTTTCGACCTGATAATATCTAATCTGCCAATAGGCCTTTCCACGAGCCATAAAAAATTTGGCTTAGCCAGAAATGATCTTAGCTTTCAGCTAATTCTCCAAAGCTTGAGTAGGCTAAATGAGGATGGGATATTAATTTCAAGTGTAGGTGGAACTATTTTTAGTTCAAGTAATGGAAAGAACTTTATAGATAAAGTTAATGAGTTAGGATACAGGGTAAAAGCAATTTTTGAAACTCCGTCTAGTGCCTTAAACAATCTCTCCAGAGTTTCTTTCTTTCTGGTAGTAATTGAAAAAGGTGAGCAGAATGAGGTTTTTATATCTGAAATATTAGATGATTCAGAGCAACAAACTGAAACTCTGAAAAATTTCAGATCTCATAAAAGCGACAGGAACCTGTCATATGGCACCTGGAAGCAGCCTTCTGAAATAAATTCTCTTTCCAAGTTAAAACTGTACAAGGAGGTAGATATTCTTATAAAGCGTACAGGAATAGCCCCAAGTTCTTTATCGAATTTGGGTGAATTTGTAAAGACGCAGGATATTTCACCAGAAGATATCGTGGTGAAGATTCCTACTTTTTTATCTGCTAAAGTGCGATTGGTAGATACTGACCAAGAATTAAAAGAAAACGCTTATCATTTTTTAAAACTTGATATTAATAAAGCTAATCCATTATATCTAGTTAATTTTCTTAATAGTGAACTTGGTAAAAAGATTTTATCTAAGTATGCCTCCGGTGTAGCCATTCCCTCAATTAACAAATCAGTTTTAAATAATATAGAAATACCCATTCCAGAATTTAAAGTACAAAATGAAGCAGTTTCCCTGGATAAAAAAATCCAAGACCTACAGGATTATCTCTCTTCTCAAACAAACTTATTGTGGAAAAATCCTAAATCCTTACTGGAAGTTCAGAATAACCTGGATAAGAAAATTAAAAAATCAGATAATATCGAATGGTTGGAGGAACTTCCCTTTCCGCTGGCTTCCATTTATTGGGGATATCTTTCCGAAACTGATACATCCAAAAAGGTAGAATATTTATTATTGTTTTTTGAAGGGTTCTGTGAATTCCTGGATACTCTTATAATAAGTGCTATAAGCTCTGATAAATCTTTCTACCAGAATACTGCGAAAGAATGGCTAACCAACGAAAAAGAAAAACTATGGCACGAAAGAGCTACGTTTGGGAACTGGCAACAGCTTTATGCGGTATTGAGAAAAAATATTAGGAAATTACTTGATAGTAATCAAAAAGGAGATAAAGAGGTAATTGAGAATCTATTCGCTAATGCAAATTCTGATTTTTTTGAATTAATCACTTCAAAAGATTTAAATAGAATATTTGATCAGGTTGTTACTATTAGGAATAGCTATAAGGGACACGGAGGGATAACATCTGAAGCAAGAAATAAAGAGGTGCTTATCCAGTTAGAGAAGAAATTCGATTCAATAAAAGATCTTATTATCAGAGCCTTTAGAAATGTTAATTTGTTTACGGTAGTTCCTAAAACAATGGATTGGGATGAGGAAGAAAACTTATTCGAAACTACCTGTAAAATTCTGAAAGGCACACGATCAAAATTTAAACAAGAAGAAATAAGAACTTCGCGGAAACTGTCTTCTGGTAAGTTGTACCTGTTACCGGAAAACCAGTTCAAGCCAATCGAACTCCTTCCGTTTGTACAAATGAGGGAGGCTCCAATAACACAGCAAAATGCCTGCTACTTTTATAACAGAATAGAGGGAGATAAAGTTAGACTTGTATCTTATCACTATGATAAAGAAGAAGAGGTATTTATTGAACGTGAAAATATGGCCTCTTTTATCCAATTATTGAACCCATCAGACTAACCTATGGACGAACTACTACTTCAGGATAAATACTTAATGAACTTTCTTACCCAACGTACGGATGGGTTGAGATATAAAGAAGTCAAAGCTAATACCGTATCTCCTCAACATTTTATTATTGATGATCTTAGATATCTACTAAGTGAAACTTCACTGAACAAGAAGAATTATAAAAAGCTATTGAAGAAATTCGGGAATGATGAAGATCAACTTTTGAAAAAATTTATTGAAACTCTCAATAAACGAATTGGTGAATCAATGAATATGGCTTTGTTTTTTAATAATAATAAGTCAATTACCTTCGAAGGAGTTAAGATAAATCTGTTTTACCCCGGAGGAACTGTAACAAGTGGAGACAAATTATTTGAAGAAAATCAGTTCTCGGTAGTTCAGGAGCTGCCCTATATTTTTAAACACCAAGGTAAAAAGATCTTTACATTTCGTCCTGATATCACTTTTTTTCTTAATGGGATTTATATCGGCTATTCAGAATTAAAGAGTAATTATAATAACCAGAGTGCTCATAGAGATGGGAAAAGTAAAATTGCAAATGATTATCAAAAAGCTGTAGCGGCTTACCTTGAAATTGCAGACGGCAATGATATTTCCCAAAGTATAAGAAAGGATATGCTTAGAATTTTTGAAAAAGCAATCCATATTACTACCACAGATGTTCAGGATACTTTTGTAATAAGGACAATTTCCAATCATTTTGAAGAAATTAAAGCTAAGGTTATTGATAAGACCTATGATTTTAAGGAATACAAGAAGAATATAGCTCACCAGTTAAAGCCTTATCCCGTTCCATTTGAAAAGCAGAAAAGAACTGAACGTTTTGAAGAAGTGTTTAAAACTCTTTACAGTAAAAAAATGATAGAGAAAGAAATACTCTATTATAATTTCATTGAAAGGGAACTAGTAAAATCTAAGAACGGAAAAACGAAAGATTATAAACATAATGACGGTCGTTTAATTGCTCCAAGACCTAAACAAAAATTTGGAACAGATAAGATTATTAATAAGATTGATGAATTTTTAATTCACGAAGACGAACCGGAATATTTGATAAATAAGCTTCGTGAAGAATTAAAGGCTAAAGGCATAGGAGCTGCTCAGATTGAAGAACTTATTCATAAGCGACAGAAGTACCAGAATAACAAAAATGTCTATTCTCTCTTGTTACAATACGCAGCAGGATTTGGGAAAAGTAATATTATTGGTTGGTCTGCCTTGCAATTAAAAGACCTCAGGAAAAATGAAGAGTTTGTCTATGATAAAATTATGCTTATTGTAGACCGGGTACAGTTGCGCGATCAACTTGATACCAAAATGTACAATATGAACATAGCTAATAGTATGTTCATAGAAGCAAGTAGTAAAAAATCGTTTTTAGAAGCTTTAAAAACCGATAAACGGATTGTTGTAGTTAACCTTCAGAAATTCAATTCTATTCGGGATTTTCTGGATGATCAGGTATTAAAGCAGTTGGCAGAAATGCGAATTGCATTCCTTATTGATGAAATCCATAGATCTAATAGCGGCTTACAGCATGAAGAAATGGTTTCATTATTTGATGAACTCCAAAACAGCTTTGATTCAGATAAAGGTTATAAGTCCAATTATAAAAAGAAGAACCTAATTATTGGATTTACCGCTACCCCAAGCGATATAACCCTGGCACGGTTTGGAGAGTTTAATAAATATGCTGAAGCAGAAAAAATCTGGGTACCCTTTGATAGTTACACTATGAAGGAAGCTATCGAAGATGGATATATTTTAAATCCAATAAAGGGGATTGTTCCGGTATCAGCAAAAATGTATTTCGAAAAACCTGATGATGCAACCGAAGGTTTTGAGGAAGATTACGGCTATGGCCTACCCGATAATCCGGATGAAGGAGAAGATGGAAATGGTAAGAAATACAGGATTAGTAAAAAAAGGATTTATGAAAATGAGGAGCGAATAGAAGCCATAGCAAAATTTGTTGCTAAACGATTAGTGACTGCTGTATATCATAATATTAGAGGTACGGCAAAAGCTATGTTAGCCGCTTCATCTATTAATGCCGCTATAAAATATAAGGGATTGATTGAAAAGCATTTTGAACAGCTCACAAAGGAAAAAAAATATGAAAGGTTTGCGGATGCGCCTATTTATATTGTGTACAGTTCAGATGGTCAAAAATATGTTAGTAGTTCTAATTTAAATGGCAACCTA from Gramella sp. MT6 harbors:
- a CDS encoding DEAD/DEAH box helicase family protein, with translation MDELLLQDKYLMNFLTQRTDGLRYKEVKANTVSPQHFIIDDLRYLLSETSLNKKNYKKLLKKFGNDEDQLLKKFIETLNKRIGESMNMALFFNNNKSITFEGVKINLFYPGGTVTSGDKLFEENQFSVVQELPYIFKHQGKKIFTFRPDITFFLNGIYIGYSELKSNYNNQSAHRDGKSKIANDYQKAVAAYLEIADGNDISQSIRKDMLRIFEKAIHITTTDVQDTFVIRTISNHFEEIKAKVIDKTYDFKEYKKNIAHQLKPYPVPFEKQKRTERFEEVFKTLYSKKMIEKEILYYNFIERELVKSKNGKTKDYKHNDGRLIAPRPKQKFGTDKIINKIDEFLIHEDEPEYLINKLREELKAKGIGAAQIEELIHKRQKYQNNKNVYSLLLQYAAGFGKSNIIGWSALQLKDLRKNEEFVYDKIMLIVDRVQLRDQLDTKMYNMNIANSMFIEASSKKSFLEALKTDKRIVVVNLQKFNSIRDFLDDQVLKQLAEMRIAFLIDEIHRSNSGLQHEEMVSLFDELQNSFDSDKGYKSNYKKKNLIIGFTATPSDITLARFGEFNKYAEAEKIWVPFDSYTMKEAIEDGYILNPIKGIVPVSAKMYFEKPDDATEGFEEDYGYGLPDNPDEGEDGNGKKYRISKKRIYENEERIEAIAKFVAKRLVTAVYHNIRGTAKAMLAASSINAAIKYKGLIEKHFEQLTKEKKYERFADAPIYIVYSSDGQKYVSSSNLNGNLSEAKVLQNFANEKNGLIIVVDKLQTGFDEPKLHTLFLDKEISGINAIQTISRVNRTTKYKKDCKIIDLSYKNVNVKNIKQAFEHFSNVVVSDFDPLGQEEMLKEIFKELQAHPLFESNFPAFLRYQRGEAEVQTVLDIENNITNYIYKHKEEAKTLKFRVNTYFKILNLIQFVIETDDKYSEENFLHFWQKFNNIYNTLLGTTELIDEVEVYFDNRIGIVSPKEIEEPPKRGNGGVNEPSPTYGKQYKFDILAVIEKRNEEEEEIEELILDFENKIEQFFDYVTLPANGKYIIAKMKDEHSTFDDEEIYDDFEKIYKKFIRRNRKSLGEFFIKETKDMINQLCDDFEKSINGKFQEN
- a CDS encoding restriction endonuclease subunit S, translated to MEIKELKSIIEQNRGKTRSYRFLDNTSLKILAQLISDPEKAKSITESGLLKLDNLPFSETYITDFLKELISDYQIHKVLDPWANVGQFLKIIDLPPESKKGYVISNELLHLNEAIGTKANIIYGDPQDLIEKESEIFDLIISNLPIGLSTSHKKFGLARNDLSFQLILQSLSRLNEDGILISSVGGTIFSSSNGKNFIDKVNELGYRVKAIFETPSSALNNLSRVSFFLVVIEKGEQNEVFISEILDDSEQQTETLKNFRSHKSDRNLSYGTWKQPSEINSLSKLKLYKEVDILIKRTGIAPSSLSNLGEFVKTQDISPEDIVVKIPTFLSAKVRLVDTDQELKENAYHFLKLDINKANPLYLVNFLNSELGKKILSKYASGVAIPSINKSVLNNIEIPIPEFKVQNEAVSLDKKIQDLQDYLSSQTNLLWKNPKSLLEVQNNLDKKIKKSDNIEWLEELPFPLASIYWGYLSETDTSKKVEYLLLFFEGFCEFLDTLIISAISSDKSFYQNTAKEWLTNEKEKLWHERATFGNWQQLYAVLRKNIRKLLDSNQKGDKEVIENLFANANSDFFELITSKDLNRIFDQVVTIRNSYKGHGGITSEARNKEVLIQLEKKFDSIKDLIIRAFRNVNLFTVVPKTMDWDEEENLFETTCKILKGTRSKFKQEEIRTSRKLSSGKLYLLPENQFKPIELLPFVQMREAPITQQNACYFYNRIEGDKVRLVSYHYDKEEEVFIERENMASFIQLLNPSD